From a region of the bacterium genome:
- a CDS encoding phospholipase D-like domain-containing protein — protein MKRFLAILMLIFAINLVYAYPADVIPIPNREYVPALHKALQSAEKYIKIFMFSARYYPQYKNDANSLILNDLISAARRGVSVEIILDASNWNRSNTLDNKQFADTLKKLGVKVYFDPPDVTSHDKLIIVDGKITIVGSTNWSYYALERNNEASVLIYSPEVAEYFEKYFEKVKELSTEKMPEWFLE, from the coding sequence ATGAAAAGGTTTTTAGCTATTCTTATGCTAATTTTCGCAATTAACTTAGTTTACGCCTATCCAGCCGATGTCATCCCAATCCCCAACCGCGAATACGTTCCAGCCCTCCATAAGGCTTTGCAAAGTGCAGAAAAATACATAAAAATCTTTATGTTCAGTGCCAGATATTACCCTCAATATAAAAATGACGCAAACTCTTTAATTTTAAATGATCTCATTAGCGCTGCCCGGAGAGGGGTATCCGTGGAAATAATTCTCGATGCTTCCAACTGGAACAGAAGCAATACCCTTGACAACAAGCAATTTGCAGATACTTTGAAGAAATTAGGTGTTAAAGTATACTTTGATCCTCCGGATGTGACTTCACACGACAAGTTGATTATAGTGGATGGCAAAATAACCATTGTTGGATCAACTAACTGGAGCTATTATGCTCTGGAAAGGAACAATGAAGCTTCCGTTTTAATTTACTCACCTGAAGTAGCAGAATATTTTGAAAAATACTTTGAGAAGGTCAAAGAACTTTCAACAGAAAAAATGCCGGAATGGTTCCTGGAGTAA
- the lipA gene encoding lipoyl synthase, which translates to MYRLGSSNVKNYNLFMEKKPEWIRSKFTANEKFGRVIKILKQLNLHTVCVEAKCPNLGECWGQGTATFLILGDICTRHCKFCATKTGNPHGLVDEEEPERVLKAVEEMNLDYVVITSVTRDDLEDHGAEIYARTVHLIKTKHPDILVEVLVPDLRENPEHIKKVIESGVDVFAHNVEVVERLTPEIRDRRASFKTSLKTLELAKKLKPQIYTKSGFMVGLGETKEEIIETMKSLRDIEVNFLTIGQYLRPSMKHVPVIKYYTHEEFKELERIGLSMGFDYVASGPLVRSSYRAGEFYLKSLNSKN; encoded by the coding sequence TTGTATAGACTTGGAAGTTCCAATGTTAAAAATTACAATTTATTTATGGAGAAAAAACCGGAGTGGATTCGAAGCAAGTTTACTGCAAATGAAAAATTTGGCCGTGTGATAAAGATCTTAAAACAACTTAATTTACACACAGTTTGTGTGGAGGCCAAATGCCCTAACCTTGGAGAGTGCTGGGGACAAGGAACTGCTACATTTTTGATACTGGGCGATATCTGCACAAGGCATTGCAAATTCTGTGCTACCAAAACAGGAAACCCTCATGGGCTGGTCGATGAAGAAGAGCCAGAAAGAGTCCTTAAAGCTGTCGAAGAAATGAATCTCGATTATGTTGTCATTACATCCGTAACGAGAGACGATTTGGAGGACCACGGAGCAGAAATTTATGCCAGAACAGTACATTTAATAAAAACAAAACATCCTGACATATTGGTAGAAGTGCTCGTTCCCGATTTAAGGGAAAACCCAGAGCATATAAAAAAGGTGATCGAATCAGGGGTAGATGTTTTCGCTCATAATGTTGAGGTCGTCGAACGATTAACACCTGAAATAAGGGATCGCAGGGCTTCTTTCAAAACTTCTCTCAAAACTTTGGAGTTAGCCAAAAAACTCAAACCTCAAATTTACACTAAATCTGGCTTTATGGTAGGGCTCGGTGAGACAAAAGAGGAAATTATAGAAACAATGAAATCTTTAAGAGACATTGAAGTTAACTTTCTTACTATAGGCCAGTATTTAAGACCGTCAATGAAGCATGTGCCAGTGATAAAATACTATACGCACGAAGAATTCAAGGAATTAGAGAGGATAGGTCTATCGATGGGATTTGATTACGTGGCATCAGGCCCCCTTGTGAGAAGCTCATATCGGGCGGGAGAATTTTATTTAAAAAGTTTAAACTCTAAAAACTAA
- the miaB gene encoding tRNA (N6-isopentenyl adenosine(37)-C2)-methylthiotransferase MiaB, with product MRSYHIITFGCQMNEYDSAILDNLMRKEGFIFAGKPEKADIIIINTCSVRGKPEQKGIDVARYYKKRGRYVVLMGCTAQQKGEELLKVADLVVGTRNFQIIPEVIKKGFSGKAFLELKTACNFSFNGRSVKRVLEYVVIQEGCDNFCSYCVVPYTRGREYSRSPEEIIEELRYAEERGALEVTLLGQNVNSYYYKGVDFADLLQIIDRNTGIPRVYFTTSHPRDMSVKVIEVVRNAEHIKPWFHLPLQSGSTKVLRDMNRGYTKEEYLQLADFIRKKIPSASITTDLMVGFPTETEEDFEQTLDVVRKVKFDNAYMFIYSPRNPSPAYFKYRDRSVDEDVAGKRLRKLISEVNRNIYERRKEMIGKEYEILIYGPSRKSSKYSKGKTENNITVVVPGNFKEGEFVRVRIERIIGLTPIGELVSVKVR from the coding sequence ATGAGGAGTTATCACATTATTACATTTGGATGTCAGATGAATGAATATGACTCTGCAATTTTAGATAATTTAATGCGGAAAGAGGGGTTTATTTTCGCTGGAAAACCTGAAAAGGCTGATATTATTATCATAAACACCTGCTCAGTAAGGGGTAAGCCCGAACAAAAGGGAATTGACGTTGCCAGATATTATAAGAAAAGAGGTAGATATGTTGTGTTAATGGGATGCACTGCCCAGCAGAAAGGTGAGGAACTTTTAAAAGTTGCCGATTTGGTCGTTGGGACAAGGAATTTTCAAATTATTCCCGAAGTGATAAAGAAAGGCTTTTCTGGAAAAGCTTTTCTTGAACTCAAAACTGCTTGCAATTTCAGTTTTAACGGAAGAAGCGTAAAAAGGGTTCTTGAGTATGTTGTGATCCAGGAAGGATGTGATAACTTTTGTTCTTACTGCGTTGTTCCGTATACCCGAGGGAGGGAATATTCAAGGTCTCCCGAGGAAATCATTGAGGAGCTGAGATACGCCGAGGAGAGGGGTGCTCTTGAAGTAACTCTGCTTGGGCAAAATGTAAATTCCTATTATTACAAAGGTGTTGATTTTGCCGATTTGTTGCAAATCATTGATAGGAATACTGGAATTCCGAGGGTTTATTTTACGACTTCTCATCCCAGGGATATGAGTGTGAAAGTAATTGAAGTTGTTAGGAATGCAGAGCACATCAAACCTTGGTTTCACCTGCCTCTCCAATCAGGCTCTACTAAGGTTTTGAGAGATATGAATAGAGGTTACACAAAAGAAGAGTATTTGCAGCTGGCTGATTTTATAAGGAAAAAGATTCCTTCAGCTTCGATAACAACAGATTTGATGGTTGGTTTTCCTACTGAAACGGAGGAGGATTTTGAGCAAACCCTTGATGTGGTGAGAAAGGTTAAGTTTGACAATGCGTATATGTTTATATACTCGCCAAGAAATCCTTCTCCTGCATATTTCAAATATCGAGATAGATCAGTGGACGAGGATGTGGCTGGAAAAAGGTTGAGAAAGTTAATATCGGAAGTAAACAGGAATATATACGAAAGGCGAAAGGAGATGATTGGAAAGGAATACGAGATACTTATCTATGGGCCCTCCAGAAAGAGTTCAAAATACTCTAAAGGAAAAACGGAGAATAATATAACTGTGGTAGTGCCTGGTAATTTCAAAGAAGGCGAGTTTGTAAGGGTTAGGATCGAGAGGATCATAGGTCTTACACCCATCGGTGAATTAGTCTCGGTAAAGGTTAGATAA
- a CDS encoding nodulation protein NfeD, whose product MKLLFTSLVLLNAEIYKASIEAPITPSISEYICSVIDIANKEGGKLIVIKMDTPGGLDEAMRSINKAILASKIPVVAYISPEGSRAASAGAFIAMASHIIAMAPGTSIGACHPVALGTQMDSVMVKKVTNDAVAYLKSLAELRGRNSKWAELAVYEAKSSSAIEALKEGVIEYVVSSLEELLDSLNGKRIKMDGGEFSITLQRPYKVKEIKMSLREKLLTILSNPNIAYILLLLGFYGLFFELSNPGAIFPGVFGSICLILAFYSLQTLPVNYAGLALIVLSIILFVLEAFIQSHGILAVGGIVSFVLGSLMLFKGGPMFQVSKSLIVSISVISAVFFIWLISKGVKTFFLKPTTGKEGLVGEKGVAETPIDSKGGMCLIHGELWKAKSGEKIEKGEEVEVVKVEGLTLYVKKCEK is encoded by the coding sequence ATGAAATTGCTTTTTACAAGTCTGGTTCTTCTCAATGCAGAGATTTATAAAGCCTCTATAGAAGCGCCTATTACTCCATCTATCTCGGAATACATATGCAGCGTCATTGACATAGCTAACAAAGAGGGGGGCAAGCTGATCGTGATTAAGATGGATACACCAGGGGGGCTTGATGAAGCAATGCGTTCTATTAACAAGGCAATCCTCGCCTCAAAGATTCCCGTAGTAGCTTACATCTCTCCTGAAGGGTCAAGGGCTGCATCCGCCGGAGCATTCATTGCAATGGCATCCCATATAATTGCTATGGCACCGGGAACCAGCATCGGTGCCTGCCATCCCGTTGCTCTCGGAACTCAGATGGATAGTGTGATGGTTAAGAAAGTAACCAATGACGCCGTAGCATACCTTAAATCCCTTGCCGAACTCAGAGGTAGAAACTCTAAATGGGCAGAATTAGCTGTGTATGAAGCTAAATCTTCATCTGCTATAGAAGCTCTAAAAGAGGGAGTTATTGAATACGTAGTATCAAGCCTTGAAGAGTTATTAGACAGCCTCAATGGTAAGCGGATAAAGATGGACGGAGGTGAATTCTCAATCACCCTTCAAAGACCTTATAAAGTAAAGGAAATTAAAATGAGCCTGAGGGAAAAACTCTTAACTATTCTCAGTAATCCAAACATTGCTTACATCCTTCTCTTACTTGGTTTTTATGGACTCTTTTTTGAGCTTTCTAACCCCGGTGCTATTTTTCCTGGAGTATTCGGCTCCATTTGTCTCATACTTGCCTTTTATTCACTGCAAACATTGCCTGTAAACTATGCTGGACTTGCTCTAATAGTCCTATCCATCATACTTTTCGTTCTCGAGGCATTTATTCAATCACACGGCATTTTAGCGGTTGGTGGAATCGTTTCATTCGTACTTGGGTCTTTAATGCTTTTTAAAGGAGGACCAATGTTTCAAGTTTCAAAAAGTCTGATTGTTTCCATTTCGGTAATTTCGGCAGTTTTTTTCATCTGGCTAATATCTAAAGGCGTAAAAACCTTCTTCTTAAAGCCCACCACAGGAAAAGAGGGGCTCGTCGGCGAGAAAGGCGTTGCAGAAACGCCTATAGATTCTAAGGGTGGCATGTGTCTGATCCATGGAGAATTGTGGAAAGCGAAAAGCGGTGAGAAGATTGAAAAAGGAGAGGAAGTAGAAGTAGTAAAAGTAGAGGGCCTTACTTTATATGTAAAAAAATGTGAAAAATAG
- a CDS encoding lytic transglycosylase domain-containing protein: protein VNLKTEKVLKYLENSGNMSNDVRLAFTSNLLQSDKFDSLAVENFKVLADSIEELREYFYMRIVEKLLNLEKPQEALHYLRKLKKIRYQKDAVRDFVDYIWDKNRIEFADSLLSLTSIEQDTKIFLNALKAITKLDTLKARSLAKELVKIKPFSPYAIKLVPLLDDTLKAYVYFSSKNYKQADSIFAKINTTCYPFAQILSAYRLRNYEKTIKLFEKLKRRLTEREEKDLFLPIGYAYWKIKKPLKGLEYLIFLANDGNESAARLVTDILITENSEILEQYRKNVVVRSQIMAYSLALYHLFIKDTVGAESLLIKSVVGNNPRISVRAKYFLKTLGKFPEEQKNCELNLDYFYLLDEGLVVKSEPEPEVHQETIEKLRIFKYLLILGDQTEALNYLPNEPNLIYGAIKLAEHYGNDYIRIRLALRYYNYLPEKNSIPLYLLKHLFPTNYYGQIATVAKFYNVKPEVVIALMREESLFNPHAISPAGAIGLMQIMPLTGKKIMQEATPDSLKIPNLNITIGIKYLSMLSDSFQNLIHVLCGYNAGERRIREWEKTYKTDDPLLFTELIPFKETREYVQRILRSIIIYQYLLRR from the coding sequence GAGTCAACCTTAAAACGGAAAAGGTGCTGAAATACTTAGAAAATAGTGGCAATATGTCTAATGATGTAAGACTTGCTTTTACATCAAACCTATTGCAAAGTGATAAATTCGACTCCTTAGCGGTGGAAAATTTCAAAGTCCTCGCGGACTCAATTGAAGAATTGAGAGAATATTTCTACATGCGGATAGTTGAAAAATTGCTGAACCTCGAAAAACCCCAGGAAGCCCTTCATTATCTCAGAAAGTTAAAAAAAATTAGATACCAAAAGGATGCGGTAAGGGATTTTGTAGATTACATATGGGATAAGAATAGAATAGAATTTGCCGATTCTTTGCTAAGCTTAACGTCAATAGAACAGGATACAAAAATCTTTTTAAACGCATTAAAGGCTATAACCAAGTTGGATACTCTCAAAGCTCGAAGTCTCGCAAAGGAGCTTGTGAAAATCAAACCCTTTTCTCCCTACGCCATTAAATTGGTCCCTTTGCTGGATGATACCTTAAAAGCGTATGTCTACTTTTCATCCAAGAATTATAAACAAGCAGATAGCATTTTTGCGAAAATTAATACAACTTGTTATCCATTTGCCCAAATTCTATCAGCTTATAGGCTTAGAAATTATGAAAAAACTATAAAACTCTTTGAAAAGCTTAAACGCAGATTGACCGAGAGGGAAGAAAAAGATCTATTTTTACCAATTGGATACGCTTACTGGAAAATAAAGAAACCCCTCAAAGGATTAGAATATCTCATATTCCTTGCTAATGACGGTAACGAATCTGCTGCAAGACTTGTAACGGATATTTTGATAACAGAAAACTCAGAAATACTTGAGCAATATAGAAAAAATGTTGTTGTTCGTTCACAAATAATGGCCTATTCATTAGCTCTTTACCATCTGTTTATAAAGGATACAGTAGGTGCAGAGAGTCTCTTAATTAAAAGTGTTGTAGGAAACAACCCCAGAATATCAGTCAGAGCCAAATACTTTCTTAAAACCCTCGGAAAATTTCCCGAGGAGCAAAAAAATTGTGAATTAAATCTTGACTACTTTTACCTCTTAGACGAAGGATTAGTAGTTAAAAGTGAACCTGAACCAGAAGTACACCAAGAAACCATTGAAAAGCTCAGAATTTTCAAATATCTACTGATCCTTGGGGACCAGACGGAGGCGCTTAACTACCTTCCCAATGAACCAAATTTAATTTACGGAGCGATAAAATTGGCAGAACATTATGGAAACGACTACATCAGAATACGACTTGCTCTCAGGTATTACAACTATTTGCCGGAGAAGAATAGTATCCCGCTATACCTTTTAAAACACCTTTTTCCAACCAACTATTATGGGCAAATAGCAACCGTTGCAAAATTCTACAATGTAAAGCCCGAAGTAGTTATAGCGCTAATGAGAGAAGAAAGCCTATTTAATCCCCATGCAATAAGTCCAGCGGGTGCCATAGGATTAATGCAGATTATGCCTCTGACTGGTAAAAAAATAATGCAGGAAGCAACCCCCGATTCTTTAAAAATTCCCAATCTAAATATCACTATTGGGATCAAATACTTAAGTATGCTTTCCGATTCATTCCAAAATCTAATTCATGTCCTGTGCGGATACAATGCAGGTGAACGGCGGATTCGAGAATGGGAAAAAACCTATAAGACCGATGACCCATTGCTGTTTACGGAATTAATTCCTTTTAAGGAAACAAGGGAATATGTTCAGCGCATATTAAGAAGTATAATTATATACCAATACCTTTTAAGGAGATGA
- the leuS gene encoding leucine--tRNA ligase, whose product MIDDFNLREIEKKWQKFWEEKNLYKTKEVPSRKYYVLEMFPYTSGDLHMGHLKNYVIGDVVSRVKMMEGFDILHPIGWDAFGLPAENAAIKHGINPKTWTYNNIENFRKTFKMLGISYDWDKELATCDPEYYKWTQWLFLLLYRKGLAYRKNEFVNWCPNCKTVLANEQVVDGKCERCKTPVVKKQLEQWFFKITEYAERLLDDLELLRGKWPENVIKQQENWIGRSYGTRIVFKYEKDGTDIPVFTTRADTLFGVTFITVAPEHDLVKKFIEDSPYAKMIEEYVENAVQKSDVEREFGAKEKSGVFTGLYAIHPFTKERIPIWVGDYVLAHYGTGVVMGVPAHDQRDFEFAKKNNLPIKVVIRPVDGELDAHTMDHAFEDYGIMVNSDKFSGLTSEEGIRAIQVELEKLGLGGKAVSYRLKDWLISRQRYWGAPIPVIHCPHCGIVPVPEENLPVLLPENIKDFRPKGRSPLEDVEEWINTRCPVCGADAKRDPDTMDTFVDSSWYFLRYIDAKNSRAIFDPNKVNRWMPVDQYIGGVEHATKHLIYARFIQKVLYDEGLVNQKEPFASLFAQGLVHKSFNYCKYCGEVVKDEEVLEGIHVKCGNKIEVLTEMMSKSRGNIVPVAPFVEEHGADVARITILFAGPAEKDMVWSDAGVEGAKRFLVRILRFYKENGHIVKGQKISVDPGSLDESEIYLYIRLQQTIKSVREDSSQFHFNTAIAKMMEFLNDLQDFKRKDSVVLKKACVDFALLLAPFAPHIAEELWHIMGFEDTIFAERYPDYDERFLHFEQIEIPIQINGKVRGKVTVPKGASQEEVLNRALEVEKIRGYLGNANIEKVIFVQDRLLNIVIKIRGGKADG is encoded by the coding sequence ATGATAGATGATTTTAATTTGAGAGAAATTGAGAAGAAATGGCAGAAGTTCTGGGAAGAGAAGAATTTGTACAAAACGAAAGAAGTTCCTTCCAGGAAATATTACGTATTGGAGATGTTCCCTTATACCTCTGGTGATCTTCACATGGGACACCTGAAGAATTACGTTATCGGCGATGTGGTTAGCAGAGTGAAGATGATGGAGGGCTTCGATATATTACATCCCATTGGGTGGGATGCCTTCGGATTACCTGCTGAAAATGCTGCTATTAAACATGGAATAAACCCGAAGACCTGGACTTATAATAACATTGAAAATTTCAGGAAAACCTTTAAAATGCTCGGTATCTCTTATGACTGGGATAAAGAGCTCGCAACTTGTGATCCAGAATATTATAAGTGGACTCAATGGCTTTTCCTACTTCTTTATAGAAAGGGTTTGGCTTACAGGAAAAATGAGTTCGTGAACTGGTGCCCCAATTGTAAAACAGTTTTGGCCAATGAACAAGTGGTAGATGGGAAGTGTGAGAGGTGTAAAACTCCGGTGGTTAAGAAACAATTGGAACAATGGTTCTTTAAGATAACGGAGTACGCAGAAAGGCTCCTTGATGATCTTGAACTTCTCAGGGGTAAGTGGCCTGAGAATGTTATAAAGCAGCAGGAAAACTGGATAGGTAGATCGTATGGTACGAGGATAGTCTTTAAATATGAAAAAGATGGAACAGATATACCGGTGTTTACAACGAGAGCGGACACGCTTTTTGGTGTAACCTTTATAACCGTTGCCCCTGAGCATGATCTTGTTAAGAAGTTTATTGAAGATTCCCCCTACGCAAAAATGATTGAGGAATATGTTGAAAATGCTGTACAAAAGAGTGATGTTGAAAGGGAATTCGGCGCCAAAGAAAAGAGTGGAGTATTCACAGGCCTTTACGCAATACATCCTTTTACCAAGGAAAGGATCCCTATTTGGGTGGGGGATTATGTACTTGCCCACTACGGAACGGGTGTGGTGATGGGTGTTCCTGCACATGATCAAAGGGACTTTGAGTTTGCGAAGAAGAATAACCTTCCAATAAAGGTTGTAATAAGGCCTGTGGACGGTGAGCTTGACGCTCATACCATGGATCATGCTTTTGAAGACTATGGAATAATGGTTAATAGTGATAAGTTTTCTGGGCTAACATCAGAGGAAGGGATAAGAGCTATCCAGGTGGAACTCGAAAAATTGGGCCTTGGTGGAAAGGCAGTCTCCTACAGGCTTAAGGATTGGCTCATTTCAAGGCAAAGGTATTGGGGGGCGCCAATACCTGTTATTCATTGTCCTCATTGTGGTATTGTACCTGTACCAGAAGAGAATTTACCCGTTTTGCTCCCAGAAAATATCAAAGATTTTAGGCCTAAGGGTAGGTCTCCCCTTGAAGATGTAGAAGAATGGATAAATACGAGATGTCCCGTTTGTGGAGCTGATGCCAAAAGGGACCCCGATACGATGGATACTTTTGTTGATTCCAGCTGGTATTTCTTGCGCTACATAGATGCCAAAAATTCAAGAGCTATATTTGATCCTAATAAGGTGAATAGATGGATGCCGGTTGATCAGTACATTGGAGGAGTCGAACATGCAACAAAACACTTAATCTATGCAAGATTTATTCAAAAGGTTCTTTATGATGAAGGACTTGTGAACCAGAAGGAACCTTTTGCAAGCCTGTTTGCTCAGGGACTTGTACACAAGAGCTTTAATTACTGTAAGTACTGTGGTGAGGTAGTTAAAGATGAGGAGGTTTTAGAGGGCATTCATGTTAAGTGTGGAAATAAAATTGAAGTCCTGACTGAGATGATGTCCAAGTCTCGAGGAAATATCGTTCCTGTTGCACCTTTTGTTGAGGAACACGGCGCTGATGTTGCCAGGATTACTATTCTTTTTGCGGGACCTGCTGAAAAAGATATGGTCTGGTCTGATGCAGGCGTAGAGGGTGCCAAGAGATTTTTGGTTAGGATACTCAGATTTTACAAAGAAAATGGCCACATCGTTAAAGGTCAAAAGATCTCCGTTGACCCTGGAAGTCTTGATGAAAGCGAAATATATCTTTATATTAGGCTTCAACAGACTATAAAGTCTGTAAGGGAAGACTCTTCTCAATTCCATTTCAACACTGCTATCGCAAAGATGATGGAGTTTTTAAATGATTTGCAGGATTTTAAGAGGAAAGATTCTGTTGTCCTCAAAAAGGCGTGTGTAGATTTCGCTTTGCTCCTTGCTCCTTTTGCGCCACATATTGCCGAGGAATTATGGCATATTATGGGCTTTGAAGACACTATTTTTGCTGAAAGGTATCCTGATTATGATGAGAGGTTTTTGCATTTTGAACAGATTGAAATCCCCATACAAATAAACGGGAAAGTACGTGGTAAGGTTACAGTGCCAAAAGGAGCCAGTCAGGAGGAGGTCCTAAACAGGGCCCTTGAAGTGGAAAAAATTAGAGGTTATTTAGGGAATGCTAATATTGAAAAAGTTATCTTTGTTCAGGATAGGTTGTTAAATATTGTAATAAAAATTCGGGGAGGTAAAGCTGATGGTTGA
- the fusA gene encoding elongation factor G, translating into MVEKIRNVTLIGHGGSGKTTLCEAIFYKTGIINRMGSIDQGNTLMDYDEEEIKRKSSIRLAVGYIEHDGYLINLIDTPGYLDFAGEVVAGIKVADNAVVVVDATSGVEVGTEKYFEMAKKKGIPIFLFINKMTGQEINLDGLWEELKNIFGHHVTPFQIPLGKGASFKGVFDLVAGDVNSLPSDVREYAVKERERFRENIIETSEDLLEKYMAGEEITDAELMPVLKKSILNQEIIPVFYGDAKEAIGIIELLNGITSFGASPLDAKPEVGKLGGSDVEIKADPDGKAVAFVFKTFQEAHLGEVSIIKVLSGKIESGKEYLNSRTQRTEKVNQMYMIRGADRKEVPSLTTGMIGALVKLKDTKTNDTLSDKDFPIEVEKIVFPEPLVSIAIIPESREDQDKVSDGLNRLKNEDPTIDFRYDPELKQTLLWGLGEIHLDVVISRLKEKYGVNVRTEKPKIPYRESIRKTAEGFGKYVKQTGGHGQYGICNIRIEPLPRGGGYEFVNQIFGGAIPNNFIPAVETGVKKAMEAGVLAGAKVVDVRVVLYDGKYHPVDSSNLAFEIAGSLAFKDAQAKADPYLLEPIYELEVTVPEEFMGDVIGDINARRGKIQGMDSQGRYQVIRALVPLAELYKYSSTLRSITKGRGTYTMRFSHYDEVPAEIAKKIIEEAKKEKKEE; encoded by the coding sequence ATGGTTGAGAAGATTAGAAATGTTACTCTTATAGGACATGGCGGGAGCGGAAAAACCACGTTATGTGAGGCCATATTTTATAAGACAGGCATTATCAATAGGATGGGATCGATTGATCAGGGGAACACCTTGATGGATTATGATGAAGAGGAAATCAAAAGAAAATCCTCCATAAGGTTAGCTGTTGGGTATATTGAACACGATGGTTATCTTATCAATTTGATCGATACGCCCGGTTATCTCGATTTTGCAGGTGAAGTGGTTGCAGGAATTAAGGTTGCGGATAACGCAGTGGTTGTGGTGGATGCTACATCGGGAGTGGAGGTGGGTACAGAAAAATACTTTGAAATGGCAAAGAAAAAAGGGATCCCAATTTTTCTCTTCATAAATAAGATGACCGGACAGGAGATTAATCTCGATGGGCTCTGGGAAGAATTGAAAAATATTTTTGGGCACCATGTAACTCCTTTTCAGATACCTCTTGGAAAAGGTGCCAGTTTCAAGGGCGTTTTCGATTTGGTAGCGGGAGATGTGAATTCCCTTCCTTCTGATGTGAGAGAGTATGCAGTAAAGGAGAGGGAAAGGTTTAGAGAGAATATAATTGAGACTTCAGAAGATTTGCTTGAGAAATATATGGCTGGTGAGGAAATTACTGACGCGGAGTTGATGCCAGTTTTGAAAAAGTCTATTTTGAATCAGGAGATAATTCCGGTATTTTATGGCGATGCTAAAGAGGCTATTGGGATAATAGAGCTCCTTAATGGTATTACTTCTTTCGGTGCTTCACCCCTTGATGCAAAACCAGAAGTTGGAAAACTTGGTGGGAGTGATGTTGAAATTAAGGCTGATCCTGACGGTAAGGCTGTTGCTTTTGTGTTTAAGACCTTCCAAGAGGCTCACTTAGGTGAAGTGAGTATCATTAAAGTCCTTTCAGGGAAAATTGAATCGGGTAAAGAATATCTTAATTCGAGAACGCAGAGAACGGAAAAAGTTAACCAGATGTATATGATAAGGGGAGCGGACAGAAAAGAGGTTCCTTCTTTGACTACAGGTATGATTGGTGCTCTTGTTAAATTGAAAGATACGAAGACAAACGACACATTGAGTGATAAAGATTTTCCGATAGAAGTGGAAAAGATAGTATTTCCCGAACCGCTTGTTTCGATTGCCATTATCCCTGAAAGTAGGGAAGACCAGGATAAAGTTTCGGATGGGTTGAATAGATTAAAAAATGAAGACCCCACTATAGATTTTAGGTATGATCCTGAACTTAAGCAGACCTTGCTTTGGGGGTTAGGCGAAATTCACCTGGATGTTGTCATATCAAGGTTGAAAGAAAAGTATGGAGTCAACGTAAGAACGGAAAAGCCTAAGATACCTTATAGAGAAAGTATAAGAAAAACAGCCGAGGGATTTGGAAAGTATGTGAAACAGACGGGTGGCCATGGACAGTATGGTATATGTAATATAAGGATTGAACCGCTTCCACGAGGTGGAGGTTATGAGTTTGTGAACCAGATATTTGGTGGAGCTATTCCAAATAACTTTATTCCTGCTGTCGAGACTGGCGTTAAAAAGGCAATGGAAGCAGGAGTGCTTGCAGGTGCAAAAGTCGTTGATGTGAGAGTAGTTCTCTACGATGGTAAGTATCACCCTGTGGATTCTTCTAACTTGGCCTTTGAAATTGCTGGTTCTCTTGCCTTTAAGGATGCACAGGCTAAGGCAGATCCCTATTTGCTTGAGCCTATTTACGAACTTGAAGTTACTGTTCCCGAAGAATTTATGGGTGATGTGATAGGCGACATTAATGCAAGAAGAGGAAAAATTCAGGGTATGGATTCTCAGGGCAGATACCAGGTTATACGAGCCCTTGTCCCTCTTGCAGAGCTTTATAAGTATTCTTCAACTTTACGCTCCATTACAAAAGGTAGGGGTACATATACTATGAGGTTTTCTCACTATGATGAAGTCCCAGCGGAAATTGCCAAGAAGATAATAGAAGAGGCAAAGAAAGAGAAGAAGGAAGAATAG